Genomic segment of Parageobacillus genomosp. 1:
CGTTCAAGTGTTGTTTATATAGCGCTGTGAGAAATTCGACCAACTTTCCTGCAAATATTTTAAGAAATCAGCTTAACTCGCCTAAATATATCGATAAATCTATATATATATCGATATAATGGTATTTCAGTCATAAAGTGTCTTTTCTCTTTTATGGTTAACAGGTGGTGCTGATCTAGGAGACATTCTCCAAGGTGGATAGTTAGCTGAGAGTGGAAAGCTTGTTCTGTTACATAGTGATGTGGAGAATGGATAACCTTATTGATACATTCGATGCATTGGATTCACATACATTTAAAGTCCGTCACTAAGTCTTGGGGATTAATTCATTTGTTATGAGAGCTATCATCGTGGATAGCTCTTTTACTGTTTCATGAAAGATAGGCAGAAGGGGAATAGGAATTATGATTCGCAGAGCAAGACGCGAGGGTGCAAACGAGTTAAGTCAATTATCTTTCTAAAGCATTTTGGGGATATAGCGATGTTATGGAAGAAAGAGTCTGTTTCCAGTGATGACAATGGAGGCAGACTCTAAATGTTTGTGAGTTTAAAAGCTCGGATATCTTTCTATTTCATCATATTTTTGAGCTAACGCATGAATAGTATCACATAGCCATGCAATCGCTTGTTTGAGTTCATCCGCAGGCAGTGCAGCAAAACTTAAGCGGATATATTGATTCGGCACATGTGTCGGAAAACAGGCGTTTCCTGGCAGAAAAGAAAGCTGCTTCATATGAGCGTGTTCTAAGAGAATATCCGCATGGACATTTTTCGGAAGCTTCACCCAAATGGTATTTCCTCCATTGGATGGGCGGAATGTAAGCAAAGATGAGTGTTGATGTAAGAATTGAACACATTGGTTTGCCCGTTTTCTTAAATCATTGCGCAACTGTTGCAAGAAGATGTGTAATTCTGGTGATTGCAATAATGCTGCAATGATTTTTTGCATTAACAGCGGCGACCCTAAATCGGATATGCTTTTGACCGCAATAAGTTTTTCGAGCAAGCGGCCTTCGGCAACAAGCGCGCCAATTCTGCAAGCAGGTGATAAAAATTTGCTGAAGCCTTTTAAGTAAATTACATGTCCGGATTGATCAAAGCTTTTTATCGGCGGAGGAGGTGGTTCATGAAAATACAGCTCGCTCCAAGGATCATCTTCTAGAATAAGAAAATGATAGCTCTCTGCAATATCGATCAGTTCCTTCCGCTTTTTCATGCTTAAAGTAGTGCCGGTCGGGTTTTGAAAAGTCGGATTGATGTACAGCAATTTTGGATGATATTGGTCACAAATTTGAAGCAGCATTTTCGTATCAATTCCGTCCTGTTCCACAGGGATCGGAATGATCTGGGCCCCTCTTGCCTTAAAAATATCAATACTCCCTGGATAGGTAGGCGCTTCCATCAAAACGATGTCATTTGGGCCGATAAATGTTTTGGCAACGAGTTCAATTCCTTGTTGCGCACCGCTGACAGCCAAAATATGTTCGGGTGGAATATGCAGGTTCTTGGAGACAAGATAATTGCTGACCGCTTTGCGAAATTCGCTATCCCCATTCGCGCTGCTATATTGGCCTAATACGTACGGATGTTGTTCCATGACTTGCATCGTAACTTTTTTCATCCAGTTGATTGGAAAAATACTTTCATCGATACAGGCGGTCGCCAAGTTATAACGAATATTTCGCAGCGGCTGCGAGATCGATAATGATTGAGCTCGAGGGACATAGTCGGGAATAAGCATTTGCCAATTCGTATTTGTATTATAGATGTTTTGTGGTTGTTTAAGTGATTTTACGAAAACTCCCTTCCCTTGAAAGCTCTCCACATATCCTTTTTGCTGTAATTGTTGGTACGCTTTTTGAACAGTCACCAATGATACGCCCAATTCTTTGGAAAGTTGACGGACAGACGGCAATTTTTCTCCATTTTTTATCATGTTCGAAGAAATGCGATCCATAAAATATTGACATATTTGATCATGAATCGGGAGATGAGAATGTCGTTTAATGGGAATATTCATCACCAACATCCCTTTCACTGTTATAGAAAGAGTTTTACTGTTATACATGCATTGTATCATTCTATAGATAAAAATGACATGAGAAAGGTGATGAATATTTATGGTTTTAGTAGCTTATATAACGATGTGCCTCATCTTCGGAACAACGTTTTTAGCGATTAAAATCGGGCTGGAAGCAGGGTGGATTCCTTATTTTTCGGCAGGTTTTCGCTTTTTTATCGCGGGGCTGCTTGTAGTAATGTATGGCTTTGCAACAAAGCAATTTCAAGTTCCGACGAAGAAACAACTCATTCAATTTCTTATCACGGGGGCGTGTATGACAGGTATAACATTTGGGACGCTGTATTGGGCGGAACAGTATATTCCGTCTAGTTTTGCCGCTTTGTTATCGGCTACGGGGCCGCTTTTTGTAGCGCTGATGCATTCAAGAGTGGAAAAAGTGAAAATAACTAAGGTTCAGTTTGCGGGGCTTGGATTAGGCTTTCTCGGAATCGTTTTTCTGACGTGGCCATCGATTTCTGTACAGTTTGACATATTGTGGTTTATTGCCTGTTTGGTGATGATTATCGGGGAAAGCTTTTATGCGTTTGGCACGATTTACTCAAAAGTCGTATTAAAACAAGGTATATCACCGTTGATGTTAAACGGGTATCAAATGTTATTTGGTGGGCTGTTGCTGTTGCTTGTTTCTTTTATTGTGGAAAAACCAAATATATCCCATGTTAATCCGACAGGGTGGCTTTCGCTGTTATACTTGATTGTCATTGGTTCGATCTTAGGACACGGTTTATACTACTGGCTCATTCAAAAGACCAATCCTTCTTTTCCTTCGACATGGCTTTATGTGTCTCCGTTTATTTCACTAGTGCTTGATATATGGATTCAAAAAGAGACGTTTCATCTGCTTTCCATTATAGGCGGTATCACTATTTTAGCGGGGGTGTATTTGATGAACGGGCAAATAGTTTACCATGCTTTTTTGAAAAGGCAAAAGAGTGTTGCACGCTAAAAGGAGGGCGCATTTTGCACATAACCCTGTCAAGTAGACAATGAAAAAAGAGTATATGAAGCCGCGGTCTTTTTTCGATATTCAATCTTCACAACCTTTTGACAAAAAGTAGGATTTTTTCGACTGCTGTCAAATTAGTTAAGGGAAAGTTACGCTAACTAACGCATGTGCATTCACATTCATGCCATTTATTAAGCGCATCATTGGAATATGTTAAGTAAAGTCATGAAGTAACTGTAACTTTCAGTTTGTGTCGTTGAACTAAGATTTATACCGGTGTGCAATTGTTGTTATCCGTCCTGAACTACAAAATCGGGGGAGGCAAATAGTAATGCGATTAACCGATGAAGAAGTGCAATCCCTTTTACAAGAGATGGAAGGCTGGAAACTGATGGAAGAGCAGTGGATTGCGAAAAAGTACCGCTTTCAAGACTATTTGCAAGGAATTGAATTTGTGCGGCAAATCGCAACCATTTCCGAAGAAACCAATCATCACCCGTTCATCTCCATTGACTATAAGCTTATCACGGTGAAAATTTCATCGTGGCGGGCGAAAGGGCTGACGAAGCTCGATTTTGAACTGGCGAAGAAATATGATGAAGTTTACGAAAAAATGAGATGAGAAATGCAGGGGGAGGAGAAACATGGTCAAACATCAAGTAGCATTTGTCACCGGCGCGGCAAGAGGGATCGGTTATGAAATTGCGAAAAAGTTTGCTGAAAATGGGGCAAAAGTGGTTCTTACCGACCTAAATAAGACAGAAGTGGAGGAAGCGGCGGAATCGCTTCGAAATGCGGGATACGAAGCGGTCGGCTTGAAGTGTGACGTCACCGCTGAAGAAGAAGTGAAAACAGCGCTTCATGAAACGATCGAGCGGTTTGGCCGCATCGATATTTTAGTGAACAATGCCGGTTTGCAATACGTTGCCAATCTGGAGGATTTTCCGACAGAGAAATTTGAACTGCTCATTCGCGTCATGCTGATTGGGCCGTTTATCGCCATCAAGCACGCGTTCCCAGCCATGAAGAAGCAAAAATACGGGCGCATTATTAATATGGCGTCGATTAACGGGCTGGTCGGTTTTGCTGGGAAAGCGGCGTATAACAGTGCCAAGCATGGAGTGATCGGTTTGACGAAAGTAGCAGCACTCGAGGGGGCCCCGTACGGCATTACAGTGAATGCGCTATGTCCAGGATATGTCGATACCGCTCTTGTCCGCAACCAGCTAACCGATTTAGCCGCCACGAGAAATGTGCCGCTTGAAAAAGTACTCGAGGAAGTCATTTATCCGCTCGTGCCACAAAGACGCTTGCTGTCGGTCGAGGAAGTAGCAAACTATGCGATGTTTTTGGCAAGCGAACAGGCGAAAGGAATTACGGGACAGGCGGTTGTCATTGATGGAGGATATACCGCACAATAATAAAAAATGATACGGTTTTTTGTAAGGCTACCTTGAAAATAAGCGGTATAACAAAGATATGAATCTAGTAGTATGGGCAGTACAGCTTATTTTAATGCATCGTTGTGTCAAAAAATTGGCATGAGTGTCTTTGTTCAATTTCTTTTTATACCAAAGAAAAAGGCCGAAATTAAATCGGTCTTTTTTCATTCAGAAGTAAAACCTTTTCTCCAGTCAGACTCTTCATACTTAAATCCATTTTTCACTTTCGTCTATCCCTCTTTCTTCTGACGGAGTACACATTCGTTCACTAACAAGTTTTTCAAGAAGCTCCTTTTCTATTTTTTGTAAATAGAGATTGTTTTCTTGAAGCTTTTTTAGGTTTACATCAAATAACCAGGAACGAATGGCATAATTATGATGAAACAGAAAGGTATAATCTTCATTTTCATATAACCTTCTAATAGGTTGGCAACTAAGAATCTGTTGAATATGATCATCAATCGCTTCATCAGACGGTTCTGCTTTTTTGCGCAATTTTATTCCTAATGGAGTAGAAATTAAAGTAATTATGGCAACAATAATAATAGCCAGCCAATTAGTGAAAGAAAAAAATCCTGTATAAACAAAGTAATTAAGAAGGAGGGAGGTAAAGAGATATATAGCTCCGACACTTAAATAAATTATTCTAGCAATTGGAATTGGTAATATTGAAGAAATTTGTAACAGTTCATCAAGGATAGATCCATTATTCGGATTTGCATTGTCCACATATTTACGGTCTGATTCACTATATGTCCAACCTTTGTGGAGAAACATAATTGACGCAAGTAAAAAAGCAAAGCCAATTAAGGGTAAAACAACCTTTTCCCAACTCATTTCTAATAATCCTTTCTTAATTCCAATTGATTTTTATCTTCAATCGACTAAAATTTTTTATCCTTAAAACTTTCCGTAAGACTCATCATAATATTTCAACTATGTTCATTCATACTCAACCTACTCTAGTAAAAAGGCTTTTTACCCAAATATAAGCCAAAACAAATTACAGTTATATCAGTAAATTTTCCCATCCTATTCAAATTTGCAGGTAAATACAGCTGTCAAGAACTTGACTTGGTCTATATTTGTCGTAAAACCGTATGGTATGATGAAAATACAGAAGAATAGCGGGCATCGCTAGAAAGGGGAAGATCATGAAGCAGCTGGGCATTTTAGCGAAAATCGAAAATCAAATGGAACGATTTTCACCAGCAGAAAAAAAGATTGCTACGTATATTATGGAACATGCGGAGCTTGTGCCGAATATGACGACAAAAGAATTGTCACGAAACGCCGGGGCAAGCGAGGCGAGCGTCGTGCGCTTTTGCAAAACGATCGGCATCGGCAGCTTTACGGCGCTAAAGCTGGCGCTCGTCCGCGAACTGACGATTGCCGATATAAATATTAACGATTTTTCCATTATCGAAAAGCAAGATGCGCCGTATGATTTGTTCAATAAAGTCACGTATGTCAATAAAGCGGCTATCGAAGCTACGACGACGACCATTGATAAACGCGAATTGGAAAAAGCGGCGGAAGCAATTGTCAACGCGGGAAAAATTTTGTTTTACGGGGTCGGCGGTTCCGCCGCTTCGGCCATGGATGCCTCCTATAAATTTACGAAGCTCGGTTATGTATCGGCGATGTCTCCGGATTTTCACACGATGCTTCCGCTTGTCGCCAATTTAAAAGAAGGGGACGTGTTTGTCGCTGTTTCCACCTCAGGAAGAACAAAAGATGTGCTCGAAATCTCCCGGTTTGCGAAAAAACAACGTGCGACGGTGATCGCCATCACCAAACTCGATCCTTCCTCTCCGTTGTATAAAGAAGCCGATATTAAATTATGCCTCCCCGATGTCGAACAAGACCACCGCATCGGCAGCATGGCATCGAGAATGGCGCAGCTGAACGTGATTGATGCGCTTTATTTAATCACTTTTCATCAAGTGGGCAGCCGCGTAATCGAAAAATTCCATGAAACACGAGAAGAAGTCGTGCGTTTAAGAAGATAGAAAAGGCGAGGATGCAAGCTCGCTTTTTATTTTTTCCTC
This window contains:
- a CDS encoding DMT family transporter → MVLVAYITMCLIFGTTFLAIKIGLEAGWIPYFSAGFRFFIAGLLVVMYGFATKQFQVPTKKQLIQFLITGACMTGITFGTLYWAEQYIPSSFAALLSATGPLFVALMHSRVEKVKITKVQFAGLGLGFLGIVFLTWPSISVQFDILWFIACLVMIIGESFYAFGTIYSKVVLKQGISPLMLNGYQMLFGGLLLLLVSFIVEKPNISHVNPTGWLSLLYLIVIGSILGHGLYYWLIQKTNPSFPSTWLYVSPFISLVLDIWIQKETFHLLSIIGGITILAGVYLMNGQIVYHAFLKRQKSVAR
- a CDS encoding PLP-dependent aminotransferase family protein yields the protein MNIPIKRHSHLPIHDQICQYFMDRISSNMIKNGEKLPSVRQLSKELGVSLVTVQKAYQQLQQKGYVESFQGKGVFVKSLKQPQNIYNTNTNWQMLIPDYVPRAQSLSISQPLRNIRYNLATACIDESIFPINWMKKVTMQVMEQHPYVLGQYSSANGDSEFRKAVSNYLVSKNLHIPPEHILAVSGAQQGIELVAKTFIGPNDIVLMEAPTYPGSIDIFKARGAQIIPIPVEQDGIDTKMLLQICDQYHPKLLYINPTFQNPTGTTLSMKKRKELIDIAESYHFLILEDDPWSELYFHEPPPPPIKSFDQSGHVIYLKGFSKFLSPACRIGALVAEGRLLEKLIAVKSISDLGSPLLMQKIIAALLQSPELHIFLQQLRNDLRKRANQCVQFLHQHSSLLTFRPSNGGNTIWVKLPKNVHADILLEHAHMKQLSFLPGNACFPTHVPNQYIRLSFAALPADELKQAIAWLCDTIHALAQKYDEIERYPSF
- a CDS encoding 4a-hydroxytetrahydrobiopterin dehydratase — translated: MRLTDEEVQSLLQEMEGWKLMEEQWIAKKYRFQDYLQGIEFVRQIATISEETNHHPFISIDYKLITVKISSWRAKGLTKLDFELAKKYDEVYEKMR
- a CDS encoding MurR/RpiR family transcriptional regulator — its product is MKQLGILAKIENQMERFSPAEKKIATYIMEHAELVPNMTTKELSRNAGASEASVVRFCKTIGIGSFTALKLALVRELTIADININDFSIIEKQDAPYDLFNKVTYVNKAAIEATTTTIDKRELEKAAEAIVNAGKILFYGVGGSAASAMDASYKFTKLGYVSAMSPDFHTMLPLVANLKEGDVFVAVSTSGRTKDVLEISRFAKKQRATVIAITKLDPSSPLYKEADIKLCLPDVEQDHRIGSMASRMAQLNVIDALYLITFHQVGSRVIEKFHETREEVVRLRR
- a CDS encoding 3-hydroxybutyrate dehydrogenase, producing the protein MVKHQVAFVTGAARGIGYEIAKKFAENGAKVVLTDLNKTEVEEAAESLRNAGYEAVGLKCDVTAEEEVKTALHETIERFGRIDILVNNAGLQYVANLEDFPTEKFELLIRVMLIGPFIAIKHAFPAMKKQKYGRIINMASINGLVGFAGKAAYNSAKHGVIGLTKVAALEGAPYGITVNALCPGYVDTALVRNQLTDLAATRNVPLEKVLEEVIYPLVPQRRLLSVEEVANYAMFLASEQAKGITGQAVVIDGGYTAQ